Proteins found in one Gossypium arboreum isolate Shixiya-1 unplaced genomic scaffold, ASM2569848v2 Contig00285, whole genome shotgun sequence genomic segment:
- the LOC128288778 gene encoding NAD(P)H-quinone oxidoreductase subunit H, chloroplastic, which yields MNLSATEKDLMIVNMGPHHPSMHGVLRLIVTLDGEDVVDCEPILGYLHRGMEKIAENRTIIQYLPYVTRWDYLATMFTEAITVNGPEQLGNIQVPKRASYIRVIMLELSRIASHLLWLGPFMADIGAQTPFFYIFRERELVYDLFEAATGMRMMHNYFRIGGVAADLPYGWLDKCLDFCDYFLTGIVEYQKLITRNPIFLERVEGIGVIGGEEAINWGLSGPMLRASGIKWDLRKVDHYECYDEFDWEIQWQKEGDSLARYLVRISEMTESIKIIQQALEGIPGGPYENLEIRCFDRERDPEWNDFEYRFISKKPSPTFELPRQELYARMEAPKGELGIFLIGDQSGFPWRWKIRPPGFINLQILPQLVKRMKLADIMTILGSIDIIMGEVDR from the coding sequence ATGAATCTATCAGCTACAGAAAAAGACCTTATGATAGTCAATATGGGGCCTCACCACCCATCAATGCATGGTGTTCTTCGTCTCATCGTTACTCTAGATGGTGAAGATGTTGTTGACTGTGAACCAATATTAGGTTATTTACACAGAGGAATGGAAAAAATTGCGGAAAACCGAACAATTATACAATATTTGCCTTATGTAACGCGTTGGGATTATTTAGCCACTATGTTCACGGAAGCAATAACCGTAAATGGACCAGAACAGTTGGGGAATATTCAAGTCCCTAAAAGGGCCAGCTATATCAGAGTAATTATGTTGGAGTTGAGTCGTATAGCTTCTCATCTATTATGGCTTGGACCTTTTATGGCAGATATTGGTGCACAGAccccctttttctatattttcagAGAAAGAGAATTAGTATATGATCTATTCGAAGCTGCCACCGGTATGAGAATGATGCATAATTATTTTCGTATCGGAGGAGTGGCGGCCGATCTACCTTACGGCTGGCTAGATAAATGTTTGGATTTCTGTGATTATTTTTTAACAGGAATTGTTGAATATCAAAAACTTATTACGCGAAATCCTATTTTTTTAGAACGAGTTGAAGGGATAGGCGTTATTGGTGGAGAAGAAGCAATAAATTGGGGTTTATCCGGCCCAATGCTACGAGCATCTGGAATCAAATGGGATCTTCGGAAAGTTGATCATTATGAGTGTTACGACGAATTTGATTGGGAAATCCAGTGGCAAAAAGAAGGAGATTCATTAGCTCGTTATTTAGTCCGAATCAGTGAAATGACGGAatctataaaaataattcaaCAGGCCCTGGAAGGAATTCCGGGTGGTCCCTATGAGAATTTAGAAATCCGATGCTTTGATCGAGAAAGGGATCCAGAATGGAATGATTTTGAATATCGATTCATTAGTAAAAAACCTTCTCCCACATTTGAATTACCGAGACAAGAACTTTATGCGAGAATGGAAGCCCCAAAGGGAGAATTAGGAATTTTTCTGATAGGGGATCAAAGCGGTTTTCCTTGGAGATGGAAAATTCGCCCGCCGGGTTTTATCAATTTGCAAATTCTTCCTCAGTTAGTTAAAAGAATGAAATTGGCTGATATTATGACGATACTAGGTAGCATAGATATCATTATGGGAGAAGTGGATCGTTGA